From one Saprospiraceae bacterium genomic stretch:
- a CDS encoding PQQ-binding-like beta-propeller repeat protein, whose translation MKIFERNNPFISVIFLTIVVLCDCAMPKPDSTDPEEWAYYNHDPQNSKFSALDKIDTGNVAQLKKIWQFEDTTVDGSGLFFNPIVVRGKMIVLLPSNHLAALDLSTGRVLWQFVPDTSNTYNWSRSINYYKSEDGHSDLVYFIFGAGLYCLHAETGLRVASFGTQGKVDFFEGLEYDSTKLDKIFITSNAPGVIYKDLFIVGSKVPDELPSLPGDIRAFNRITGRIAWTFHTIPKPGEYGAETWGPNPREKNGGANCWAGMALDEKRGIVFIPTASPSFDFYGADRPGQNLFGNCLLALDANTGSRLWHFQTTHHDLWDRDNGSPPNLLTVNHNGRDIDAVGIVTKMAYLYLFNRETGEPLFPIEEVPVDTVSTMPGEKPWPTQPIPTKPAPFARQGFKPEYFSEATPTSAQYIKDEIQKHGYKTGIYEPPSLSGSLLLPAAHGGGNWGGASLNPHTNVLFVNSNDLPWYFALVENKNLVNNNNLSGQALFKIYCSSCHGTDMKGSVAAPDISQKVISYPESKIETILKKGVGPMPSFKHLPPIQINHIISYLKGGPSQDIHTEAKVQNEEPYSFAGYDLYKDTSGIFAIKPPFGTLTAIDLNKGENLWQVPLGENNKLLKLGIKNSGDFNRGGGIATAGGLIFIGATGDKKLRAFDQTNGAVLWEYVLPGTATSIPTTYGIKGKQYVTVAVNPDGETKFKGGYITFGLE comes from the coding sequence ATGAAAATTTTTGAAAGAAACAATCCATTCATATCCGTTATATTTTTGACTATAGTTGTGCTCTGCGATTGCGCTATGCCTAAACCTGACTCAACCGATCCTGAAGAATGGGCTTATTATAATCATGACCCTCAAAATTCTAAATTTTCCGCCCTGGATAAAATCGATACGGGCAATGTCGCCCAGTTAAAAAAAATATGGCAGTTTGAAGATACCACTGTCGATGGGTCTGGTTTATTTTTCAACCCCATTGTCGTGCGGGGTAAGATGATCGTCCTGTTGCCTTCCAATCACCTGGCTGCACTGGACCTGTCGACCGGGCGGGTGCTATGGCAGTTTGTGCCTGACACCAGCAATACATATAATTGGTCCAGATCGATTAATTATTATAAGAGTGAAGATGGACATTCAGACCTGGTATACTTTATATTTGGAGCCGGACTATATTGCCTCCATGCTGAAACAGGGCTGCGGGTTGCATCGTTTGGGACTCAAGGCAAGGTTGATTTTTTTGAAGGACTCGAATATGATTCGACTAAGCTCGATAAAATCTTTATCACCAGCAATGCTCCCGGTGTCATCTACAAAGACTTATTTATCGTAGGCAGCAAGGTGCCGGACGAACTACCTTCCTTACCTGGAGATATCAGGGCCTTTAACCGGATTACCGGTAGAATAGCCTGGACCTTTCATACTATTCCCAAGCCTGGCGAATATGGGGCAGAAACCTGGGGCCCCAATCCAAGAGAGAAAAATGGTGGGGCCAATTGTTGGGCTGGTATGGCCCTGGATGAAAAAAGGGGTATCGTGTTTATACCTACAGCATCCCCTTCATTTGATTTTTATGGTGCTGACAGGCCAGGACAGAATTTGTTTGGCAATTGTTTGTTGGCTTTGGATGCCAACACCGGCAGCCGGCTCTGGCATTTCCAGACCACGCACCACGATCTGTGGGATAGAGACAATGGGTCGCCACCCAATCTACTGACAGTAAATCATAATGGTCGGGATATAGATGCTGTTGGGATCGTCACTAAGATGGCCTATTTGTATTTATTTAATCGGGAGACCGGCGAACCCTTATTCCCGATAGAAGAAGTACCTGTAGATACGGTGAGTACTATGCCCGGAGAAAAACCCTGGCCTACTCAACCTATTCCTACCAAACCAGCTCCTTTTGCCCGACAAGGATTTAAACCGGAATATTTTAGCGAAGCTACGCCTACCTCTGCACAATACATCAAAGATGAAATTCAAAAACATGGCTACAAAACCGGAATTTACGAACCACCCAGTCTGTCCGGATCGTTATTATTGCCTGCGGCACATGGAGGAGGCAACTGGGGAGGCGCCTCACTCAATCCGCACACCAATGTCTTATTCGTCAACTCCAATGATCTGCCCTGGTATTTTGCTTTGGTAGAAAATAAAAACCTGGTAAACAACAACAATCTTTCCGGTCAGGCCCTGTTTAAAATATATTGCAGCAGCTGTCATGGTACAGATATGAAGGGTTCCGTAGCTGCTCCGGATATATCACAAAAAGTAATATCTTATCCTGAAAGCAAGATTGAAACTATCTTGAAGAAAGGGGTTGGTCCAATGCCTTCTTTTAAACACCTTCCTCCGATCCAAATCAATCATATCATATCTTATCTCAAAGGCGGGCCCTCCCAGGATATTCATACAGAAGCTAAAGTCCAAAATGAAGAGCCCTATAGTTTTGCAGGATATGATCTGTATAAAGACACGAGTGGCATATTTGCCATCAAACCACCGTTTGGTACACTGACTGCTATCGATCTCAACAAAGGAGAAAATCTCTGGCAGGTACCTTTGGGAGAAAATAATAAATTATTAAAACTGGGTATTAAAAACTCAGGGGATTTTAATCGGGGAGGAGGTATCGCTACTGCCGGAGGACTCATATTTATCGGAGCTACCGGTGATAAAAAACTACGGGCCTTTGACCAAACCAATGGTGCCGTATTGTGGGAATATGTTTTACCCGGTACCGCTACTTCTATTCCAACCACTTACGGGATCAAAGGGAAACAATATGTGACGGTAGCAGTGAATCCTGATGGTGAAACGAAGTTTAAAGGAGGGTATATTACTTTTGGCTTGGAGTAA
- a CDS encoding Gfo/Idh/MocA family oxidoreductase has product MSINRRKFLGATVLAGAGSVLKATNQPIPSKSATRTFANGKPGIGVLGVGARGRNHVEQLLYRDDCEVVAINDIDQFSIDECNKLFTKVGKPLPKVYLDGDRGYLELLQNPAVDAIIIATPWEWHSEMAIAGMKAGKYAATEVCGSFSIDECWELVNTHEATGSHLFFLENVCYRRDVMAVLNMVRQNLFGEMIHFEGGYQHDLREVKFNDGKQYYGGGVEFNEKGFHEARWRTQHSVMRNGDLYPTHGVGPIAMMNNINRGNRFIYLTSMASKARGLHDYIINHPRGGSEHPNAKIEFKLGDVITSMIKCNNGETITLFHDTNLPRPYSLGFRVQGTNGIWMDVNQSLMIHGKTKDHSWEPAEAMLKVYDHPLWKKYEKKAENAGHGGMDWFVINSFVECLKANKPATIDAYDAATWLSITTLSEESIALGSHPVTFPDFTRGRWIKRKNEFALGDTY; this is encoded by the coding sequence ATGTCGATTAATAGAAGAAAATTTTTAGGTGCAACTGTTTTGGCCGGTGCAGGATCTGTCTTGAAGGCAACCAACCAACCCATTCCTTCAAAATCAGCAACCAGGACTTTCGCCAATGGCAAACCGGGCATCGGGGTCTTAGGAGTTGGCGCCAGGGGTCGCAATCATGTAGAACAATTATTGTACAGAGATGATTGTGAGGTCGTCGCTATTAATGATATAGATCAGTTTTCAATTGATGAATGCAATAAACTGTTTACTAAAGTCGGCAAACCTTTACCCAAGGTTTACCTCGATGGAGACAGAGGCTATCTCGAGTTGTTGCAAAACCCTGCTGTAGATGCCATCATCATTGCCACCCCCTGGGAGTGGCACAGCGAAATGGCCATCGCCGGAATGAAAGCGGGCAAATATGCCGCCACCGAAGTCTGTGGCTCTTTCTCTATCGACGAATGTTGGGAGCTGGTCAACACCCATGAAGCTACAGGCAGCCATTTGTTTTTCCTGGAGAATGTATGTTATCGAAGAGATGTGATGGCTGTACTCAATATGGTGAGGCAAAATCTATTCGGAGAAATGATCCATTTTGAAGGTGGGTATCAACACGACCTGCGTGAAGTCAAATTTAATGATGGCAAACAATACTACGGTGGTGGTGTAGAATTTAATGAAAAAGGATTTCATGAGGCGCGATGGCGCACCCAACACTCCGTCATGCGTAATGGTGATCTCTATCCGACCCATGGAGTAGGCCCCATCGCTATGATGAATAATATCAACCGGGGCAATCGATTCATATATCTGACTTCTATGGCGAGCAAAGCCAGGGGCTTGCATGATTATATCATCAATCATCCCCGTGGTGGATCAGAGCATCCCAATGCCAAAATCGAATTTAAGTTAGGAGATGTGATCACTTCCATGATCAAGTGCAATAATGGGGAGACCATCACTTTGTTTCACGATACTAACCTGCCCAGGCCCTATTCGCTTGGATTCAGAGTACAGGGTACTAATGGGATTTGGATGGATGTCAACCAGTCTCTGATGATCCATGGAAAGACCAAAGACCATAGTTGGGAACCCGCCGAAGCCATGCTCAAAGTATATGATCATCCTCTCTGGAAAAAATATGAAAAAAAGGCCGAGAATGCAGGTCATGGTGGCATGGACTGGTTTGTCATCAATTCTTTTGTCGAATGTCTTAAGGCCAACAAACCAGCCACGATAGATGCATATGATGCGGCTACCTGGTTATCGATCACTACGCTATCAGAAGAAAGTATTGCCCTGGGCAGTCATCCGGTGACTTTTCCTGATTTCACCAGAGGTAGGTGGATCAAACGGAAGAATGAGTTCGCCTTAGGTGATACGTATTAA
- the rpoN gene encoding RNA polymerase factor sigma-54, translating to MLKQSISQKMLQKLSPQQIQLMKLLQIPSVNLDQRIKEELEVNPALEEGDDESADVFDLAGEGEEKATDEQNEKDEILDEYIMDYLEDDPSTYKTSTGQTPTPEQEKQTPMPVERTFHEYLMNQLSLLNLNEREYKIAVHIIGSIDDDGYLRRDPLAIIDDLMFTQNIDATRKEILGILKSVQQFDPPGIGARDLQECLIIQLKVKAVKPGNSPDQKKKIEAGLAVLTTYFEEFTKKHFHKLERGLNLQGDDLKDVMDEILKLNPKPASAFNESSAQSVQYIIPDFIILNSDGFLELTLNSRNAPDLHISEQYKNLLNSYKESYKTNKTSRQAKEAVLFIKQKIDSAKWFIDAIRQRQETMFRTMYAIMQYQQEFFKTGDERKLKPMILKDIAEISGYDISTISRVANSKFVQTEYGTKRLKEFFSESLQTQEGEEVSTLEVKKIISDMVGGESKKKPLSDEKIKTTLERKGYNIARRTIAKYREQLNIPVARLRKEL from the coding sequence ATGCTAAAACAGTCGATTAGTCAAAAAATGCTTCAAAAGCTGTCTCCTCAGCAGATTCAGCTCATGAAGCTTCTTCAAATACCCTCTGTCAACCTGGATCAGCGTATCAAAGAAGAGTTAGAGGTCAATCCTGCTTTGGAAGAAGGAGATGATGAATCTGCCGATGTATTTGATCTCGCCGGAGAAGGCGAAGAAAAAGCTACCGACGAGCAAAACGAAAAAGATGAAATCCTGGATGAATATATCATGGATTATCTCGAAGACGATCCCTCTACCTATAAAACCAGCACAGGTCAGACACCGACTCCTGAACAAGAGAAACAAACTCCCATGCCGGTGGAGCGGACCTTCCATGAATACCTGATGAACCAACTGAGCTTGCTCAACCTCAACGAAAGGGAGTATAAAATAGCAGTCCATATCATAGGTAGTATAGACGATGATGGATACCTTCGCCGCGACCCTTTGGCGATCATCGACGACCTGATGTTTACTCAAAACATTGATGCCACCAGAAAAGAAATACTCGGTATACTCAAATCCGTTCAACAATTTGATCCCCCGGGTATCGGAGCACGTGACCTTCAGGAGTGTCTTATCATACAACTCAAAGTCAAAGCTGTCAAGCCAGGTAACAGTCCGGACCAAAAGAAAAAAATAGAGGCGGGACTAGCTGTATTGACCACTTATTTTGAAGAATTTACTAAAAAACATTTTCACAAATTAGAGCGCGGTCTTAATCTGCAAGGGGATGATCTCAAAGATGTGATGGATGAAATCTTAAAGCTCAATCCCAAGCCTGCCAGCGCATTCAACGAATCCAGCGCACAGTCTGTCCAATATATTATCCCTGACTTTATCATACTCAACAGTGATGGATTCCTCGAACTCACACTCAACTCCAGGAATGCCCCGGATCTTCATATCAGTGAACAATATAAAAATCTGCTCAATTCCTACAAAGAAAGTTATAAAACGAATAAGACCTCGCGCCAGGCTAAAGAAGCTGTCCTTTTTATCAAACAAAAGATCGACAGTGCCAAATGGTTTATTGATGCGATCCGTCAACGACAGGAGACCATGTTCCGCACGATGTATGCCATCATGCAATATCAGCAGGAGTTTTTTAAGACAGGTGATGAGCGAAAACTCAAACCCATGATCTTAAAAGACATCGCCGAGATCTCGGGCTATGATATATCTACGATATCCCGCGTCGCCAACAGCAAGTTTGTACAGACCGAATATGGAACTAAAAGGTTAAAAGAATTTTTCTCTGAATCGCTACAGACCCAGGAAGGAGAAGAGGTGTCCACGCTCGAAGTCAAAAAAATAATATCAGACATGGTCGGTGGCGAAAGCAAGAAAAAACCATTGTCAGACGAAAAAATAAAAACAACCCTCGAACGCAAAGGATATAATATCGCCCGCAGAACCATTGCGAAGTATCGGGAGCAATTGAATATACCCGTGGCTAGATTGAGGAAAGAACTGTAG
- a CDS encoding prolyl oligopeptidase family serine peptidase gives MKIKLLLVFIVISNVGSSAQSPQSAISGPTTEDYQRAVSYLWSNLINKKIFNLDIQPIWAQDSTGLGFINQDIDGKSFKKIVFGSNLIQPLFDQRRVAGLITDSLKIITKEQDLPITNLECNTFNHLEFKIGGNSYLLDLPEYKFSQNPGTDFDPLVSKSPDGKWLAYTDKYNIYIKSTQDGSVKQLSSKGERLYEYGTYYGWSDIIEGENGERPKRLLVNWSPDSRWFQTYITDMRYAPKMYLLDWSIDTIYKPKLLSYYRGSPGDTDMVKMIPVFYNVSTGEEYIKYQLQSTHTDPIQYEWSSLYPGMVYQENTIRGYQSVELYRCDLYTKKEELLYRETSNTNIDNYESNIIEPWNKAIITTERSGWKQLYLLDLTTKALTPLTSGTYYVNEIVQIDTLNNTVFFSASGKEPGRNPYQRYLYRLDLSDLKEELLTPEDANHDISISPDGLYFVDNISTLDQPTHTILKRIGSPDSTVEISRAAITGLDSLHFRAPESFTAIGRDGLTTLYGAIWKPTTFDSTKIYPIIDQTYTGPHTFMYPRNFSSALARSNQSLAELGFIIITVDGMGTANRSKAFHNVSYKNMGKNLEDHRLAILQLGRQYNWIDTTRVGIFGHSAGGFDAAHAVLEYPDFYKVAVASSADHDFRMEKDWWPEMYMGWPVDSTYNLVSNITMAKSLKGKLLITHGGIDENVNPSATFKLAEALIRANKEFDMLILPSQRHGYQGIYNQYFTKKKWNYFVEHLLGAKAMWDIKME, from the coding sequence ATGAAAATCAAACTTTTATTAGTTTTTATAGTTATCTCCAACGTGGGCTCGAGCGCACAATCGCCTCAAAGCGCCATCTCGGGCCCAACTACTGAAGACTACCAACGAGCTGTATCATATCTTTGGTCTAACCTCATCAATAAGAAAATATTCAATCTCGATATCCAACCAATATGGGCACAGGATAGCACCGGACTGGGCTTCATCAACCAGGATATAGATGGCAAGTCCTTCAAAAAAATCGTCTTTGGTTCAAATCTCATACAACCTCTTTTTGATCAAAGAAGGGTAGCTGGATTGATCACTGATTCACTAAAAATTATCACCAAAGAACAAGATCTCCCCATCACCAATTTAGAGTGCAATACTTTTAATCATCTTGAGTTTAAAATTGGCGGCAATAGTTATCTGCTGGATTTGCCTGAGTACAAATTCTCTCAAAATCCAGGTACTGATTTTGATCCACTTGTGTCGAAGTCTCCGGATGGTAAATGGCTGGCCTATACAGATAAATACAATATATACATCAAATCAACCCAGGATGGATCGGTCAAACAACTCAGTTCCAAAGGAGAACGGCTTTATGAATATGGTACCTACTATGGGTGGTCCGATATTATCGAAGGTGAAAATGGCGAAAGGCCTAAACGGCTTTTGGTAAATTGGTCGCCGGATTCGAGATGGTTTCAAACTTATATCACTGACATGAGGTATGCCCCGAAAATGTACTTACTGGATTGGAGTATCGATACCATATATAAGCCCAAACTATTGTCTTATTACAGGGGGTCTCCGGGCGATACAGATATGGTCAAAATGATTCCCGTTTTTTATAATGTATCGACAGGAGAAGAATACATCAAATATCAATTGCAAAGTACTCATACCGACCCTATTCAATACGAATGGTCGTCCCTATATCCTGGTATGGTATATCAAGAGAATACCATAAGAGGTTATCAATCGGTAGAATTATATCGCTGTGATCTCTATACAAAGAAAGAAGAATTATTGTATCGCGAAACAAGCAATACCAATATAGACAATTATGAATCGAATATCATAGAACCCTGGAATAAAGCCATTATCACCACAGAGCGTAGTGGCTGGAAACAACTATATCTACTGGATCTGACTACTAAAGCTTTGACGCCTCTTACATCCGGTACTTATTATGTCAACGAAATAGTGCAAATAGACACTTTAAATAATACTGTGTTTTTTTCTGCCTCTGGCAAAGAACCCGGGCGCAATCCATACCAACGGTACTTATATAGACTGGACTTGTCAGACTTGAAGGAAGAACTACTCACTCCTGAAGATGCCAATCACGATATATCGATCTCACCGGATGGACTATATTTTGTGGATAATATCTCTACGCTTGATCAGCCCACACACACGATTTTAAAGCGTATTGGATCCCCAGATTCGACTGTTGAAATCAGTAGGGCAGCTATCACCGGACTAGATTCCCTGCATTTCCGAGCACCAGAATCATTTACCGCTATAGGCAGGGATGGTCTTACTACTTTATATGGCGCCATTTGGAAACCAACCACTTTTGACTCAACCAAAATCTATCCCATCATTGATCAAACGTATACTGGCCCGCACACGTTTATGTATCCACGAAATTTCAGTAGCGCCCTGGCCCGATCCAACCAATCCCTGGCAGAATTGGGTTTTATAATCATCACGGTGGATGGTATGGGTACCGCCAATCGATCTAAAGCTTTTCATAATGTCTCTTATAAAAACATGGGCAAAAATCTCGAAGATCACAGACTCGCTATTCTACAGTTAGGCAGACAATATAATTGGATAGATACCACTCGCGTAGGCATCTTTGGGCATTCTGCTGGGGGTTTTGATGCGGCACATGCCGTCTTGGAGTATCCGGATTTTTATAAAGTCGCTGTAGCCAGTTCTGCAGATCACGATTTTAGAATGGAAAAAGATTGGTGGCCCGAAATGTATATGGGCTGGCCGGTAGACTCTACATACAACCTGGTGTCTAATATAACCATGGCGAAAAGTTTAAAGGGTAAACTAT
- a CDS encoding M1 family metallopeptidase, with the protein MKYLSFIFICTCTLTFAQRDIYKDPFRQLDQQLPTPNDYRNASGAPGHKYWQQQADYNIQLELNDDKQTISGQEVITYKNNSPDVLPFIWLQLDQNMRAQNSQTYEIGSQKLDDKMSEAQVSGMEHPFDGGFKLEYVKDNVTGADLKKTINYTMMRVDLPKPLNPGQSYSFKIKWWYNINDRMKIGGRSGYEYMEEDKNYIYTIAQFYPRMCVYNDIEGWQNKQFLGQGEFTVGFGNFDVAITVPSDHLVAATGEIQNTTEVLTKEQIALLAKAKNERVQPVIIASQKEAEARELKHATTKKTWKFKAINVRDFAFASSRKFIWDAMGVPQSDGRVVMAQSMYPKEGNPLWEKYSTKAVAHTLKWYSYYTFDYPYPSAWSINTDKIGMEYPMICFNGGRCEKDGTYSRQTKYATIGVIIHEVGHNYFPMIVNNDERQWTWMDEGLNTFLQYLAEVQWEPNYPTRRGPANLIVPYMKLDEKFLEPIMTNSESIQQLGSNSYAKVATGLNILRETVMGRELFDMAFKEYSRRWAFKQPYPADFFRTMEEASGVDLDWFWNGWFYSTDYNDISMSEVKWMKVDPKDPTKVAEMKKEQAATAPQNISKTRNMESIDKYYSDMDTTIRDFYSTYDANEPDAIDQEAYKKSVSSMSEDEKKLMATGDNFYEVTFERKGGLIMPVIVQLQYADGTKEDFRYPAEVWKKLPENKITKAFRSPKEVTKFILDPYLETADINTEDNQYPRVKEEPSRFEVFKQQQGTRENEMQRAKRAKAKS; encoded by the coding sequence ATGAAATATTTATCGTTCATCTTCATCTGTACCTGCACACTGACTTTCGCCCAACGAGACATCTACAAAGACCCTTTCCGTCAGCTCGACCAGCAGCTACCTACTCCTAATGACTATCGCAATGCCAGTGGGGCTCCGGGCCATAAATACTGGCAACAACAGGCAGACTATAATATCCAACTGGAGCTCAATGATGATAAACAGACGATCTCTGGTCAGGAAGTGATCACCTATAAAAACAACTCTCCTGATGTACTGCCTTTCATTTGGCTTCAGCTCGATCAGAATATGCGTGCGCAGAACAGTCAGACTTATGAGATCGGCTCTCAAAAACTGGATGATAAAATGTCCGAGGCTCAGGTATCAGGCATGGAGCATCCTTTTGATGGAGGATTTAAACTCGAGTATGTCAAAGACAATGTCACCGGAGCCGACTTGAAAAAAACAATTAATTACACGATGATGCGGGTAGATCTACCTAAACCATTGAATCCCGGTCAGTCCTATTCTTTTAAGATCAAATGGTGGTACAATATCAATGATCGCATGAAGATCGGCGGTCGTTCAGGTTATGAATATATGGAGGAAGACAAAAACTATATCTATACGATAGCTCAGTTTTATCCACGCATGTGTGTGTACAACGATATTGAAGGCTGGCAAAACAAACAGTTTTTGGGACAAGGCGAGTTTACGGTAGGATTTGGCAATTTTGATGTGGCCATCACCGTACCTTCTGATCACCTCGTAGCCGCTACCGGTGAAATCCAAAATACCACAGAAGTCCTCACTAAAGAACAAATCGCACTCCTCGCAAAAGCTAAAAATGAACGCGTGCAGCCGGTGATCATCGCCAGCCAGAAAGAAGCTGAAGCCCGCGAACTCAAACATGCTACCACTAAAAAAACCTGGAAGTTTAAAGCGATCAATGTGCGCGACTTTGCCTTTGCATCTTCCCGCAAATTTATCTGGGATGCCATGGGTGTACCTCAAAGTGATGGTCGTGTCGTGATGGCTCAAAGCATGTATCCTAAAGAAGGCAATCCGTTGTGGGAAAAATATAGCACCAAAGCAGTAGCGCATACCCTCAAATGGTATAGCTATTATACGTTCGATTACCCGTATCCATCTGCCTGGAGTATCAATACTGATAAGATCGGGATGGAGTATCCGATGATTTGTTTTAATGGAGGCCGATGTGAGAAAGATGGCACCTATTCAAGACAGACCAAATATGCGACCATCGGAGTGATCATCCACGAAGTGGGACACAATTATTTCCCGATGATCGTCAATAATGATGAGCGTCAGTGGACCTGGATGGACGAAGGACTCAATACTTTCCTTCAATACCTGGCAGAGGTACAATGGGAGCCCAACTATCCTACCCGCCGAGGCCCTGCTAACCTGATCGTGCCGTATATGAAACTGGATGAAAAATTTCTCGAACCTATCATGACCAATAGTGAAAGCATCCAGCAGTTGGGATCGAACAGTTATGCCAAAGTAGCGACTGGTCTCAATATCCTACGCGAGACCGTCATGGGTCGTGAACTTTTTGATATGGCATTTAAAGAGTATTCCCGTCGATGGGCATTTAAACAACCCTACCCTGCTGATTTTTTCCGCACCATGGAAGAGGCATCCGGTGTAGATCTCGACTGGTTTTGGAACGGCTGGTTTTACAGTACGGATTATAATGATATCTCCATGTCCGAGGTCAAATGGATGAAAGTAGATCCTAAAGATCCGACCAAAGTAGCAGAAATGAAAAAAGAGCAAGCAGCCACAGCGCCTCAAAATATTTCCAAAACTCGCAATATGGAGAGCATAGATAAGTATTACTCAGATATGGATACCACCATCCGTGATTTTTACAGTACTTATGATGCCAACGAACCAGATGCGATCGACCAGGAGGCTTACAAAAAATCGGTCAGCAGCATGTCGGAAGATGAAAAGAAACTTATGGCCACCGGGGATAATTTTTACGAAGTCACTTTCGAGCGCAAAGGTGGACTCATCATGCCGGTGATCGTGCAGTTGCAATATGCCGATGGCACCAAAGAAGATTTTCGATACCCCGCAGAAGTTTGGAAAAAACTACCGGAAAACAAAATCACCAAAGCATTCCGCTCCCCCAAAGAAGTCACCAAGTTTATCCTCGATCCTTATCTCGAGACTGCAGATATCAATACCGAGGACAATCAATATCCACGAGTAAAAGAAGAGCCTTCGAGATTTGAAGTATTCAAGCAGCAGCAGGGGACGAGAGAGAATGAGATGCAGCGGGCGAAGCGGGCGAAGGCGAAGAGTTAG
- a CDS encoding Nif3-like dinuclear metal center hexameric protein, protein MKKINRGRLCFFILSLMAFPILAQVTVNEVIAKIKSEVTCDWAAQTVDNIKAGDGNTVVTGIATTFMATLDVLKKAKALGCNFIITHEPTFYSHTDDLTLHEGDPVQEAKLKYIRDNGLVVWRFHDHLHRTNPDQVYEGVLDRLGWKAYTMSSWHIIDIPEKSLKKVVKELEQKMKAKTIRVVGNPNTKISKVGLVLGAAGSGAHFNMLKNKDCQLLIVGESNEWETVPYVQDAISEGQQRALIVMGHADSEESGMVYCRDWLKKFYPSMKIEFVEAGNPYRRN, encoded by the coding sequence ATGAAAAAAATCAATCGAGGGAGATTATGCTTTTTTATCCTCAGCCTGATGGCTTTCCCCATCCTGGCTCAGGTCACAGTCAATGAGGTCATAGCTAAAATAAAATCTGAGGTGACCTGCGACTGGGCTGCTCAGACGGTCGATAATATTAAAGCGGGAGATGGCAATACCGTTGTCACCGGTATAGCCACTACATTCATGGCTACGCTGGATGTATTGAAAAAAGCCAAAGCTTTGGGATGCAATTTTATTATCACCCACGAACCTACTTTTTATAGCCATACTGATGATCTCACGCTGCATGAAGGGGATCCGGTACAAGAGGCCAAGTTGAAATATATCAGGGACAATGGCCTGGTGGTATGGCGATTTCATGATCACCTGCACCGCACCAATCCGGACCAGGTATACGAGGGTGTCTTGGACAGGTTGGGTTGGAAAGCTTATACCATGAGCTCCTGGCATATCATAGACATTCCGGAAAAATCATTAAAAAAAGTAGTGAAGGAATTGGAGCAAAAGATGAAAGCAAAGACTATACGGGTAGTGGGAAACCCCAATACTAAAATATCTAAGGTAGGTCTGGTGCTAGGTGCAGCTGGATCAGGAGCACATTTTAATATGCTTAAAAACAAAGACTGCCAACTCCTGATAGTAGGTGAAAGCAATGAATGGGAGACGGTGCCTTATGTACAGGATGCCATATCCGAAGGTCAACAAAGGGCATTGATCGTCATGGGCCATGCCGACTCCGAAGAGTCCGGTATGGTATACTGTAGAGACTGGCTCAAAAAATTTTATCCCTCGATGAAGATTGAATTTGTAGAAGCCGGCAATCCGTACCGGAGAAACTAA
- a CDS encoding plasmid stabilization protein gives MPRLVTTTTYEKRLALFKKKHPTLRNQYIKTITLLANNPVHPSLRLHRLKGKLETFYSVSINLKYGILIDFIIRDDLIILIDVGDHGLYE, from the coding sequence ATGCCCAGACTCGTCACGACTACCACTTATGAAAAGAGGTTGGCACTTTTTAAAAAGAAACATCCAACGCTGAGAAATCAATACATCAAAACAATTACTTTACTTGCAAATAATCCTGTGCATCCTTCTTTACGGCTGCATCGACTTAAAGGAAAACTTGAAACTTTTTACTCAGTTTCGATCAACTTAAAATACGGGATTCTGATTGATTTTATCATTCGGGATGACTTGATTATTTTGATTGATGTTGGTGACCATGGCTTATACGAGTGA